DNA from Homo sapiens chromosome 1, GRCh38.p14 Primary Assembly:
CTggaggaagaaagcaagaaaggcaCTGAGTGCATTGTTCCTTATTTCTCTAATTTACTTAGACATATGCAGTAGCCCTATAACTTGAGAGAATAACTTAGCCATTGTAGTTATGATCtgttaaaaagtaaacagaaacatTATATGAAATTATGCTTATTGGTAGACTATAAGAATGTTGATTTAATATGATAAATGAACACTTTTTGCCCAGTGTCCTcagataataatataaatatgaacCTGATTAATAATGTATTGTGACATGGTTACAAGCAGAATTTCACGTACTGTGGCAAACTTTTTTTAACATGTGTTgggcaaatttaaaatatttttaagtaagaaGTATAATAAACCCCAGTGTACCCATCATCCAGCTTTCACAGCATTTCATATGCtgccattttgtttcatttataccTTTATCACCTTCTCACTCCCTgcttcattcttattttttttaacagctttttaAAAGGTAAACTTTATATACATTAGAATGCATAGATCTTAACTGTCCAGTTTTGGCAAATGGGTATCTCTCTCAAACCCACATCCTAATTATGATACAGAGTGTAGAGCATTCAGTCTCTACAGAAaacttcattttccttcctgCTTAATTAGTTATCCTAGCCACTGTTCTAAATTTTTTCCATCTAATCCATTAGATTAGCACCTGTCCTGGCTTTGCTCAATCCAAGGGTGCTTTCCCCTCTTCTGGGTCCCATTCACCTGTGGGTCAGTTTAATTATGTTACTAGATTGAGGTAGAATTCttttgttgtttggaatagtCTGAGATATTACCATTTGGTGACATATAATTGCAGAGAATtgtctgaaatatattttcttattttttagccCCGAATTAGAAATCTAATATCCTtggaatatttaattttcaaacgATAGTTAGAAATGTTATTAACTTAGTCATAAGCTTTTCCAGTGTTACAAGCAAACTTATtgtaattacttatttttttccagatgaaACAGTTTCTTCTACTTTATTGGATACAAAGTGGAATAAGATTCTAGATCCCCCTTCTCACCGGCTGTCATTTAACCCTACTTTGGCCAGTGTGAATGAATCTGCAGTTTCTAATGAGTCACAACCACAACTGAAAGTCTTCTCCCTGGCTCATTCAGCTCCCCTGACCACAGAGGAAGAGGATCACTGTGCTAATGGACAGGACTGTAATCTAAATCCAGAGATTGCCACAATGTGGATTGATGAAAATGCTGTTGCAGAAGACCAGTTAATTAAGAGAAACTATAGTTGGGATGATCAATGCAGTGCTGTTGAAGTGGGAGAGAAGAAATGTGGAAACCTGGCTTGTCTGCCAGATGAGAAGAATGTTCTTGTTGTAGCCGTCATGCATAACTGTGATAAAAGGACATTACAAAACGATTTACAGGattgtaataattataatagtcAATCCCTTATGGATGCTTTTAGCTGTTCACTGGATAATGAAAACAGACAAACTGATCAATTTAGTTTTAGTATAAATGAGTCCACTGAAAAAGATATGAATTCAGAGAAACAAATGGATCCATTGAATAGACCGAAAACAGAGGGGAGATCTGTTAACCATCTGTGTCCTACTTCATCTGATAGTCTAGCCAGTGTCTGTTCCCCTTCACAATTAAAGGATGACGGAAGTATAGGTAGAGACCCCTCCATGTCTGCGATTACAAGTTTAACGGTTGATTCAGTAATCTCATCCCAGGGAACAGATGGATGTCCTGCTGTTAAAAAGCAAGAGAACTATATACCAGATGAGGACCTCACTGGCAAAATCAGCTCTCCTAGGACAGATCTAGGGAGTCCAAATTCCTTTTCCCACATGAGTGAGGGGATTTTGATGAAAAAAGAGCCAGCAGAGGAGAGCACCACTGAAGAATCCCTCCGGTCTGGTTTACCTTTGCTTCTCAAACCAGACATGCCTAATGGGTCTGGAAGGAATAATGACTGTGAACGGTGTTCAGATTGCCTTGTGCCTAATGAAGTTAGGGCTGATGAAAATGAAGGTTATGAACATGAAGAAACTCTTGGCACTACAGAATTCCTTAATATGACAGAGCATTTCTCTGAATCTCAGGACATGACTAATTGGAAGTTGACTAAACTAAATGAGATGAATGATAGCCAAGTAAAcgaagaaaaggaaaagtttcTACAGATTAGTCAGCCTGAGGACACTAATGGTGATAGTGGAGGACAGTGTGTTGGATTGGCAGATGCAGGTCTAGATTTAAAAGGAACTTGCATTAGTGAAAGTGAAGAATGTGATTTCTCCACTGTTATAGACACACCAGCAGCAAATTATCTATCTAATGGTTGTGATTCCTATGGAATGCAAGACCCAGGTGTTTCTTTTGTTCCAAAGACTTTACCCTCCAAAGAAGATTcagtaacagaagaaaaagaaatagaggaaagCAAGTCAGAATGCTACTCAAATATTTATGAACAGAGAGGAAATGAGGCCACAGAAGGGAGTGGACTACTTTTAAACAGCACTGGTGAcctaatgaagaaaaattatttacataatttctgTAGTCAAGTTCCATCAGTGCTTGGGCAATCTTCCCCCAAGGTAGTAGCAAGCCTGCCATCTATCAGTGTTCCTTTTGGTGGTGCAAGACCCAAGCAACCTTCTAATCTTAAACTTCAAATTCCAAAGCCATTATCAGACCATTTACAAAATGACTTTCCTGCAAACAGTggaaataatactaaaaataaaaatgatattcttGGGAAAGCAAAATTAGGGGAAAACTCAGCAACCAATGTATGCAGTCCATCTTTGGGAAACATCTCTAATGTCGATACAAATGGGGAACATTTAGAAAGTTATGAGGCTGAGATCTCCACTAGACCATGCCTTGCATTAGCTCCAGATAGCCCAGATAATGATCTCAGAGCTGGTCAGTTTGGAATTTCTGCCAGAAAGCCATTCACCActctgggtgaggtggctccAGTATGGGTACCGGATTCTCAGGCTCCAAATTGCATGAAATGTGAAGCCAGGTTTACATTCACCAAAAGGAGGCATCACTGCAGAGCATGTGGGAAGGTAAGTTGCATGTATACACTCAGAAATCGGGCATGCACATTTTGTAATGCTGAATTAAATAGTAATAAAGGCAATGTAAGGTGAATATATGTCTGGTTGAGTTGACCTAAATAGCATTTTTGAAAACCCAGTTCTAGTAAATTTCTATATAAAAAATGATGTCACTGATTCTTAGAtagtatttgtaattttttttgttgccaCGATTTATGCTGAATCAGTTTTTATGAAGAGATGAGAATTGAGGAAGTGTAAACTTTGTGGTTTCTGTATTGATAGCTACTTGGTTAATGTAATAGTTTGAAATAAGGAAGTTATTCTTTCAGTTTAGGAAATATTTGTCATTAACTTAttgcattatttattgaaaaatgcatttaaatacaaaaaataaaaataaaaattacatttaattgttGAAAAATATTACACATAGAATCCATCCTACTTTTTTCTGTGAGATTTTTGCCATTATACAAAACATTCTGGAACTctttatacacatgcacacatatttttgtcttttctcccaTATAACTTTGATACAAAGTAGAGTTGAAGTCTGTAGATTTTTATGACAAGGTTGTAAGAATGATATTCCTTAGCTCTCCCCAAATTTTGTTAGCTAAAAacacatcttttttgtttgtttgtttagagttgtaaataaggaaggaaggagattttatatttttgagatatgGTGTCAGGTCTAGAATAAAATTTCAGCTTTGTTACTATTAATTATATAACTTTACTAAGCCTTAGTTTTATAATctgtaaaaacaaaccaaaaaagattAATAACTTTTATTGGGCTGTTgtcaagattaaatgagatctCAGAAGTCATAGTGCTCAATGATTAATCTCTACCTCCCTTCTTGCCTGATTTTTTGGTCCATCTGTATTAATTAGGGTGCTTTCAACTTCAAGGAACAGAGTGTTTGACCCCCCAGTGACTTAggtgaaaataacatttatttcatgtAAACAGAAGCTATGAGACTCAGTGATTTATGTCTGGGTGCAGAGACAGGATCGTGGAAGTTCTCTCGGTCTTCCCCTCATGTCAGAAGATAGTATCTCAGTTCTAATTATCGGGTCTCAACCTGACAACTTCCTAAGCACAAAGAAACTGGCTGGGGGGCAAAAGAGCCTACTCTACTCTTGGCACCCTCTTATCAGGGAGGAAGGGACCTCCAGCAACTTCCTTTAATTTATTGGCCAATTTTAGACCATAACCAATTACAGGCAAAGGGGACTGGGATTATCTAATCAATCATGATTTATCTCCTGGGGCTGAGCACAGTGTTGCCTGAAAAAAAGTGGGATTCTGTTAACAAAGGAGAAGGGGAAGTAGTGATATGTAGGATGAGTAAGTCTAGACGTCTAATGTACTACATGAGGACTATGCATAATAAAATCATACTATATTTGGGATTCTTGCAAAATGAGTAGATTTTGGTTCCTCTTGCCACAAAAATGGGTAACTGTGTGAGACAATAGATaggttaatttgcttcactatagtaaccttTTTACTGTCTGGATGTAtctcataacatcatgttgtataccttaaatgtatacaataaaatttattttaaaaaaaggagaggaggaaaatgGTTCCTAGGTGAGCAGTCACTAAGGTTTACTAGAAGATCCTAGCACAAAAGAACCAAATTACAGGGAGCAGAAAGAAGCTAAAGCTGACACTGGGCTTGTTGGTCTC
Protein-coding regions in this window:
- the ZFYVE9 gene encoding zinc finger FYVE domain-containing protein 9 isoform X2: MENYFQAEAYNLDKVLDEFEQNEDETVSSTLLDTKWNKILDPPSHRLSFNPTLASVNESAVSNESQPQLKVFSLAHSAPLTTEEEDHCANGQDCNLNPEIATMWIDENAVAEDQLIKRNYSWDDQCSAVEVGEKKCGNLACLPDEKNVLVVAVMHNCDKRTLQNDLQDCNNYNSQSLMDAFSCSLDNENRQTDQFSFSINESTEKDMNSEKQMDPLNRPKTEGRSVNHLCPTSSDSLASVCSPSQLKDDGSIGRDPSMSAITSLTVDSVISSQGTDGCPAVKKQENYIPDEDLTGKISSPRTDLGSPNSFSHMSEGILMKKEPAEESTTEESLRSGLPLLLKPDMPNGSGRNNDCERCSDCLVPNEVRADENEGYEHEETLGTTEFLNMTEHFSESQDMTNWKLTKLNEMNDSQVNEEKEKFLQISQPEDTNGDSGGQCVGLADAGLDLKGTCISESEECDFSTVIDTPAANYLSNGCDSYGMQDPGVSFVPKTLPSKEDSVTEEKEIEESKSECYSNIYEQRGNEATEGSGLLLNSTGDLMKKNYLHNFCSQVPSVLGQSSPKVVASLPSISVPFGGARPKQPSNLKLQIPKPLSDHLQNDFPANSGNNTKNKNDILGKAKLGENSATNVCSPSLGNISNVDTNGEHLESYEAEISTRPCLALAPDSPDNDLRAGQFGISARKPFTTLGEVAPVWVPDSQAPNCMKCEARFTFTKRRHHCRACGKVFCASCCSLKCKLLYMDRKEARVCVICHSVLMNVAQPREQRRVWFADGILPNGEVADAAKLTMNGTSSAGTLAVSHDPVKPVTTSPLPAETDICLFSGSITQVGSPVGSAMNLIPEDGLPPILISTGVKGDYAVEEKPSQISVMQQLEDGGPDPLVFVLNANLLSMVKIVNYVNRKCWCFTTKGMHAVGQSEIVILLQCLPDEKCLPKDIFNHFVQLYRDALAGNVVSNLGHSFFSQSFLGSKEHGGFLYVTSTYQSLQDLVLPTPPYLFGILIQKWETPWAKVFPIRLMLRLGAEYRLYPCPLFSVRFRKPLFGETGHTIMNLLADFRNYQYTLPVVQGLVVDMEVRKTSIKIPSNRYNEMMKAMNKSNEHVLAGGACFNEKADSHLVCVQNDDGNYQTQAISIHNQPRKVTGASFFVFSGALKSSSGYLAKSSIVEDGVMVQITAENMDSLRQALREMKDFTITCGKADAEEPQEHIHIQWVDDDKNVSKGVVSPIDGKSMETITNVKIFHGSEYKANGKVIRWTEVFFLENDDQHNCLSDPADHSRLTEHVAKAFCLALCPHLKLLKEDGMTKLGLRVTLDSDQVGYQAGSNGQPLPSQYMNDLDSALVPVIHGGACQLSEGPVVMELIFYILENIV
- the ZFYVE9 gene encoding zinc finger FYVE domain-containing protein 9 isoform X3 encodes the protein MENYFQAEAYNLDKVLDEFEQNEDETVSSTLLDTKWNKILDPPSHRLSFNPTLASVNESAVSNESQPQLKVFSLAHSAPLTTEEEDHCANGQDCNLNPEIATMWIDENAVAEDQLIKRNYSWDDQCSAVEVGEKKCGNLACLPDEKNVLVVAVMHNCDKRTLQNDLQDCNNYNSQSLMDAFSCSLDNENRQTDQFSFSINESTEKDMNSEKQMDPLNRPKTEGRSVNHLCPTSSDSLASVCSPSQLKDDGSIGRDPSMSAITSLTVDSVISSQGTDGCPAVKKQENYIPDEDLTGKISSPRTDLGSPNSFSHMSEGILMKKEPAEESTTEESLRSGLPLLLKPDMPNGSGRNNDCERCSDCLVPNEVRADENEGYEHEETLGTTEFLNMTEHFSESQDMTNWKLTKLNEMNDSQVNEEKEKFLQISQPEDTNGDSGGQCVGLADAGLDLKGTCISESEECDFSTVIDTPAANYLSNGCDSYGMQDPGVSFVPKTLPSKEDSVTEEKEIEESKSECYSNIYEQRGNEATEGSGLLLNSTGDLMKKNYLHNFCSQVPSVLGQSSPKVVASLPSISVPFGGARPKQPSNLKLQIPKPLSDHLQNDFPANSGNNTKNKNDILGKAKLGENSATNVCSPSLGNISNVDTNGEHLESYEAEISTRPCLALAPDSPDNDLRAGQFGISARKPFTTLGEVAPVWVPDSQAPNCMKCEARFTFTKRRHHCRACGKVFCASCCSLKCKLLYMDRKEARVCVICHSVLMNAQAWENMMSASSQSPNPNNPAEYCSTIPPLQQAQASGALSSPPPTVMVPVGVLKHPGAEVAQPREQRRVWFADGILPNGEVADAAKLTMNGTSSAGTLAVSHDPVKPVTTSPLPAETDICLFSGSITQVGSPVGSAMNLIPEDGLPPILISTGVKGDYAVEEKPSQISVMQQLEDGGPDPLVFVLNANLLSMVKIVNYVNRKCWCFTTKGMHAVGQSEIVILLQCLPDEKCLPKDIFNHFVQLYRDALAGNVVSNLGHSFFSQSFLGSKEHGGFLYVTSTYQSLQDLVLPTPPYLFGILIQKWETPWAKVFPIRLMLRLGAEYRLYPCPLFSVRFRKPLFGETGHTIMNLLADFRNYQYTLPVVQGLVVDMEVRKTSIKIPSNRYNEVSSANTLVRSGLARNICWMKT